The genomic interval GCCCGGCCACGAGTACACACTGACCGCCACGGCCGTGGACCCCGCCACCGGCGAGCCCTACACCGACGCCGACGGCAACCCCTACACCGGCACCGCCACCTTCACACCCAACACCGCCCAGGACTGCGGCCTGGTGGACGTGACCCTGCCCGCGGCCGCCATCCGCGACCGCTCGGTCGTCATGTTCGAGAAGGTGAGCCTGGGCGGCCACGTCGTGGCCACCCACGAGGACACCAAGGACGAGGGCCAGACCGTCAAGGGCGGCACCACCCCCGGCATCGGCACGACGCTGACCGACAAGGCTGACGGCGACAAGGTCGTGGACCCAGGCACCGTCGAGCTGGAGGACACCGTCTGCCCGACCAACGACCTGACCTTCGAGCCGGGCCGTGAGTACATCATCGCCGGCCGCCTCATGGACCGCGCCACCGGAAAGGAGGTGCCCGGCACCCAGGTGCGCACCACCTTCACACCCAAGACCGCCCAGGACTGCGCCGTGATCCCGTTCCAGGTCGACACCACGAACCTGCCCGGCCACGACCTGGTCGCCTTCGAGACGGCCTACGTCCCCGGCTCCGAGACCGAGGTCCTGGCCTCCCACGAGGACCTGAACGACAAGGGCCAGACCGTCACCGTCACCACCCCGCCCTCCCTGGCACGCACAGGCGCCGACGTCACGGCCCTGCTGACCGGGGCAGGCGTCCTAGGCACCGCCGGCCTCCTGGCCATCGCCACCGTCCGCCGCCGCAAGGCAGCCAACACCACCAACAACTCCTGACAACAACCACCCCAAAGGCCCCCGGTCACACGACCGGGGGCCTTTGCCCTGCCAGCGCGCCCAGGGGACAACCACCGCACGCACCGCCACCGACCCCCTCACCAACAGCGGTTCAGCCGCGCACGTGGCGCCCATCGGCGTGCAGCAGGACGTCGGGAGCACGTCTCGTGGTGTGTGGCGGCGGTCCCCGCGAAGACCACACTGCCCGGGTCGCACGCTCATGCACGCTCACGCCTACCGACCTCGGACAGAATCCGCGGAATCCTGCGGTCTTCTGTCTCGACGTTCTCACGTCGTTCGGCTCCCATGTGCATGGGCAAGGTCCATGCACATGGGAGCCTCAGAGACGGATTCCGACCACAGGACTCAATCCGCGGAATACCAACGAAAAGTCCGAATCGGTCAAATCACACCAGTCACATGAGCGTGCAGCCCCCACCCAGCACCCAGGGGCCAGGCACTCATCGCCGAACTCGGGGCCGACATCGCCACCAAAGCCCACCCCGCAGTCGCAGGGCGAGCACGTACGTCACCGGCCGAGCGTGGACTCGCGCACGACGAGCTCGGGCGGGAAGACGACGTGCGCAACTGAGCCACCGTCGGCGAGCAGGAGGTCGGCCGCGGCCCGACCGATCTCCGCCAGCGGCTGGCGCACGCTCGTCAGCGGGGTGATGAGCTCGGAGGCGACGGACACGTCGTCGTACCCGACGATGGCGACGTCGCCCGGGATGCTCAGGCCCCTCTCGCGCAGCACGCGCATGGCACCGATCGCGATCTGGTCGTTGGCACAGAAGAGGGCCGACGGTGGCCGCGCGTCATCCAGCAGCACCCGAACCCCGGCCGCACCGGCAGCCGCGGTGTATCCGACGCCGTCGGCGACGGCCTCCACCTCGATAAGGCAGTCGGCCAGGTCAAGCCCGGCCTCGGTCAGGGCCCGGACGACGCCGTCGCGCCGGTCGACCGACTGACGGACGGTGAGGGGCCCGTTGATGAGGCCGATGCGCCGGTGGCCGAGCGACAGCAGGTGCTCGATGGCGGCCCGGGCGCCTGCGACATCGTCGCCGGAGACGGTGGATATCTCGGCGGAGATCGGCGGGTGGTCCATGAGGACGACGCGGATGCCGCGTCCGCCGAGCACGGCAAGGTTGCCCAGCGTGGAGGCGGAGGGAGTGACGATGACGCCGTGCACGTCCATGGAGGCGAGCAGGGCCATGAGCTCGCGCTCGCGCTCGGGGTCCGAG from Actinomyces respiraculi carries:
- a CDS encoding LacI family DNA-binding transcriptional regulator, translated to MDAASAGTPAKDAHTAPKGAPATPRPSVRDVAALAGVSVGTVSHVLNHPERVAGATRERVESAIDELGFVRSETARRLRRGGSSLVGVLVHDISNPFFTEAARGIEDRLRESRRLPMIASTDSDPERERELMALLASMDVHGVIVTPSASTLGNLAVLGGRGIRVVLMDHPPISAEISTVSGDDVAGARAAIEHLLSLGHRRIGLINGPLTVRQSVDRRDGVVRALTEAGLDLADCLIEVEAVADGVGYTAAAGAAGVRVLLDDARPPSALFCANDQIAIGAMRVLRERGLSIPGDVAIVGYDDVSVASELITPLTSVRQPLAEIGRAAADLLLADGGSVAHVVFPPELVVRESTLGR